The Microbulbifer hydrolyticus genome has a segment encoding these proteins:
- a CDS encoding HU family DNA-binding protein gives MNKSELIEAIAASADIPKAAAGRALDAMVDSITDALKQGDQVALVGFGTFAVKERAARTGRNPRTGDPIEIAAAKIPNFKAGKALKDAVN, from the coding sequence GTGAACAAGTCCGAACTGATTGAAGCCATTGCCGCATCTGCCGACATTCCTAAGGCAGCCGCTGGCCGTGCTCTGGACGCCATGGTAGACAGTATTACCGACGCACTGAAACAGGGTGATCAGGTAGCCCTGGTTGGCTTTGGTACCTTCGCTGTCAAAGAGCGCGCTGCGCGCACTGGCCGCAACCCGCGTACCGGCGACCCCATCGAAATCGCTGCAGCTAAAATCCCTAATTTCAAAGCCGGTAAAGCTTTGAAAGATGCGGTAAATTAA
- a CDS encoding SurA N-terminal domain-containing protein yields the protein MLQSMRDNLKGTAAIIVAAFFGFIMVIGGIDFFTGASGGSADQVAAVNGEKISNIDLQRAIQNRRNMIESQYGENVPADLLTDEQLRGPVLQQLVNSSVMRQVAQERGMVMSAAAVDREIVQMPGFQVNGQFDQQMYRDGLRRMGYSPTGFRQLLEQEMVMQQYIGSVSDSAFATRVEAEEVVSISMEERDFDYLTLSASPLLAEIQVSDAEVQAYYDENQQAFLHPEQVAIEYIELTPEQFAANLDVSEEDVRAQYDQEVKNFQASIRRHAAHILIEGDDEAAQKKVGEVQAKLSEGAEFEALAKEYSDDIVSREEGGDVGFTSGDVFPEPFEDALADLEVGQVSGAVKTEAGTHFIKLIEVADAEPPSFEERKAAIAARLRTAEAEREFVGAVSRLGDLAYNAETLAGPAEELGVSVQKSPLFSRQGGAGVTAEGKVVEAAFSPEVMEDGNTSDVLNLSENHSVVLRVVEHKPAGVKPLEAVKQEITQRLKRDKASEQLASKARSIKEQVQAGEALADVASAEELTLETSDNTRRGGFGARGEVVEHAFGMDAPKPGAKSLEQFTLGSGDVVVVQLRDVRAGDLSRQSKEQREALMQQLASMQGTAELAAVQNYLSSKADIELSTTDD from the coding sequence ATGCTTCAGTCCATGCGTGACAACCTCAAAGGAACCGCTGCAATTATTGTGGCCGCGTTCTTTGGATTTATTATGGTTATTGGTGGGATTGATTTCTTCACTGGTGCCAGCGGGGGCTCGGCCGATCAAGTGGCTGCAGTCAACGGAGAAAAAATTTCAAATATCGACCTGCAGCGAGCGATCCAGAATCGCCGTAACATGATCGAAAGCCAGTACGGCGAGAATGTACCGGCAGACCTGCTGACCGATGAACAGCTGCGCGGCCCCGTGCTTCAGCAGCTGGTGAACAGCTCGGTAATGCGTCAGGTGGCGCAGGAACGTGGCATGGTCATGAGTGCCGCAGCCGTCGACAGGGAAATCGTGCAGATGCCCGGTTTTCAGGTTAACGGTCAGTTTGACCAGCAGATGTACCGCGATGGCCTGCGTCGTATGGGCTACAGCCCTACTGGATTTCGCCAGCTGCTTGAGCAGGAAATGGTCATGCAGCAGTACATCGGAAGTGTTTCCGATAGTGCTTTCGCGACCCGTGTCGAAGCGGAAGAAGTTGTGTCCATATCGATGGAAGAGCGCGACTTTGATTACCTGACCCTGTCGGCCTCGCCGCTTCTGGCTGAGATTCAGGTTAGTGACGCCGAAGTGCAGGCCTACTACGATGAGAATCAGCAGGCTTTCCTGCATCCTGAGCAGGTGGCAATTGAGTACATCGAGTTGACCCCGGAACAGTTTGCGGCAAATCTGGATGTCTCTGAAGAGGATGTGCGCGCACAGTACGATCAGGAAGTGAAGAACTTCCAGGCCAGTATCCGTCGTCACGCTGCGCACATTCTTATTGAAGGCGATGACGAAGCGGCGCAGAAAAAGGTAGGCGAAGTGCAGGCCAAATTGTCAGAAGGTGCTGAGTTTGAAGCGCTCGCGAAAGAGTATTCTGACGATATCGTCTCGCGTGAGGAAGGCGGCGACGTGGGCTTCACCAGCGGCGATGTTTTCCCTGAGCCATTTGAAGATGCATTGGCCGACCTCGAGGTTGGTCAGGTTTCTGGTGCCGTCAAAACTGAAGCCGGCACTCACTTTATCAAGCTGATTGAAGTCGCCGATGCCGAGCCGCCGAGTTTCGAGGAGCGCAAGGCCGCAATCGCTGCGCGTTTGCGCACTGCGGAAGCGGAGCGCGAGTTCGTGGGTGCGGTAAGTCGTCTTGGCGATCTGGCCTACAATGCAGAAACGCTGGCCGGGCCAGCGGAAGAGCTTGGTGTTTCCGTACAGAAATCTCCGCTATTTTCCCGTCAGGGTGGTGCAGGCGTTACCGCCGAGGGCAAAGTGGTCGAGGCCGCTTTCTCCCCGGAAGTGATGGAGGATGGTAATACCTCGGATGTGCTCAACCTGTCTGAAAACCACTCTGTGGTTCTGCGTGTTGTGGAGCACAAGCCCGCAGGTGTGAAACCTCTGGAGGCGGTGAAGCAAGAAATTACCCAGCGCCTGAAGCGTGATAAAGCGAGTGAGCAATTGGCGAGCAAGGCTCGTTCTATCAAGGAGCAGGTACAGGCTGGCGAAGCGCTTGCGGACGTGGCCTCTGCCGAGGAGCTCACCCTGGAAACCAGCGATAACACCCGCCGTGGTGGATTTGGTGCGCGTGGTGAGGTTGTTGAGCACGCATTTGGTATGGATGCTCCCAAGCCGGGTGCCAAGAGCCTCGAGCAGTTTACTCTGGGCTCCGGGGACGTTGTGGTGGTACAGCTGCGTGACGTGCGTGCTGGAGACCTGTCCCGTCAGAGCAAGGAGCAGCGCGAAGCACTGATGCAGCAGCTGGCTTCCATGCAGGGTACTGCAGAGCTGGCGGCGGTCCAGAACTACCTGTCGAGCAAGGCGGATATTGAGCTGTCGACTACGGACGACTGA